The Triticum aestivum cultivar Chinese Spring chromosome 7B, IWGSC CS RefSeq v2.1, whole genome shotgun sequence genome window below encodes:
- the LOC123157347 gene encoding beta-glucuronosyltransferase GlcAT14B produces the protein MRKSCGLNSGPGRPFNDRRWLLPFLASLLVSVTLFLAAACGLFSPPYLAGDDAFLVDVVSFTDWDDGGSPSQRDSGQSVEPEAKDRLLDDNDNPDNAAVNSDDSDAEPPRLAYLLEGTKGDGLRMRRVLQAIYHPRNQYILHLDLEAPPRERIDLAMYVKGDPMFSQVGNVRVIAKGNLVTYKGPTMVACTLHAVAILLKEGLEWDWFINLSASDYPLMTQDDILHVFSSLPRNLNFIEHMQISGWKRIQRAKPIVLDPGLYLSKKFDLSTTPERRELPTSFKLYTGSAWIMLTKSFLEYCIWGWDNLPRTLLMYYVNFISSPEGYFHTVICNSDEFQGTAVGHDLHYIAWDYPAKQHPLTLSMKDFNSMVKSGAPFARKFPKEDKVLDRIDRELLHRSEGRFTPGAWCNGSFEGGADPCLSRQEDSVLEPGPGAERLRGLMKKVLSWDYRNGSCSTLSYDQTKRDWYVPKSKG, from the exons ATGAGGAAGAGCTGTGGCCTTAACTCCGGTCCCGGGCGGCCCTTCAACGACCGCCGGTGGCTGCTCCCCTTCCTCGCGAGCCTCCTCGTGTCGGTCACCCTCTTCCTGGCCGCCGCCTGCGGCCTCTTCTCACCGCCCTATTTGGCCGGCGACGACGCCTTCCTTGTCGACGTCGTCTCGTTCACCGACTGGGACGATGGAGGCTCACCGTCGCAGCGAGACAGCGGCCAGTCAGTGGAACCCGAGGCCAAGGACCGGCTGCTGGATGACAACGACAACCCCGACAACGCCGCCGTGAACTCGGACGACTCCGACGCGGAGCCGCCCAGGCTGGCGTATCTCCTGGAGGGCACCAAGGGCGACGGCCTGCGGATGCGGAGGGTGCTGCAGGCGATATACCACCCGCGCAACCAGTACATCCTGCACTTGGATCTGGAGGCGCCGCCCCGGGAGAGGATTGACCTGGCCatgtacgtcaagggggacccgaTGTTCAGCCAGGTCGGGAATGTGCGGGTGATCGCCAAGGGCAACCTGGTCACGTACAAGGGGCCGACGATGGTCGCCTGCACGCTCCACGCCGTGGCGATCCTCCTCAAAGAAGGCTTGGAGTGGGACTGGTTCATCAACCTCAGCGCCTCGGATTATCCCCTCATGACGCAAGATG ATATACTTCATGTGTTCTCGTCTTTGCCAAGAAATCTTAATTTTATAGAGCACATGCAAATATCTGGATGGAAAAG GATCCAAAGAGCAAAACCCATAGTTCTGGACCCAGGGCTTTATCTCTCAAAAAAGTTTGACCTTTCTACGACACCTGAGCGGCGAGAATTGCCAACATCTTTCAAATTATATACTG GTTCTGCTTGGATAATGCTCACGAAATCCTTCCTGGAGTACTGCATATGGGGTTGGGATAATCTCCCACGCACCCTCCTGATGTACTATGTCAACTTCATCTCCTCACCAGAAGGTTATTTCCATACTGTGATCTGCAACTCTGATGAGTTTCAGGGCACTGCAGTTGGTCATGACCTGCACTACATTGCCTGGGACTACCCTGCAAAACAGCATCCGCTGACCCTCTCCATGAAGGACTTCAACAGCATGGTCAAGAGTGGCGCGCCCTTTGCACGGAAGTTTCCAAAGGAAGACAAGGTCTTGGACAGGATCGACCGTGAGCTTCTGCACCGCTCTGAAGGCCGCTTCACTCCTGGGGCATGGTGTAATGGGAGCTTTGAAGGAGGGGCTGACCCTTGTTTGTCTAGACAGGAAGACTCTGTTTTAGAGCCTGGTCCAGGCGCTGAGAGGCTGC